One region of Dysidea avara chromosome 1, odDysAvar1.4, whole genome shotgun sequence genomic DNA includes:
- the LOC136261863 gene encoding uncharacterized protein: MKEFNANGHGDDGDLYLLEEGDISGASLHGKKPSELTVAKLKRWLSCRGAPLSGKKPELVERVECYIKFGWDHLLVDPDKGLNTRKKLLNMAGERMESEPSGSSQLTTLLESLPSSTDPQWTESLVDIPQISFNAIFKFSVERKVPRKKVNYLENLADFRAHMSLQEDSSKESAEELYMEAEYTRTLDKAYRFFHDGHVQDLKFHPMPHLENGVCVVSRVLASMKKVFYHVTILACKSSCTVKTAYCTCPAGLSGCCNHAIATLYCLEDYVSSGLQEEEKKGCTERLQVWNRPNPQHVVGRPTDEVTLTKKVYGVEKRPKLHSVNKWDCRPASRRLIDPNKARHLRERLFVIEDEKIQSAEKALHSAGTLSELKKAAQTKSLISMYGTSGYLQMLDDEPAPLESREDFLRKEKEERLSRAAEKKRQFQEELVAKQLLVQHDHKYSLCGMDEHPTEKHNDSADINHLAKSLYYNHVSIDMTAIHKLEIDTRAQSDSEVWHRERKLRITASMMKEVCHRKDSTSCKSFLLKKLSPTAAISAAMRYGIRHEQYAIESYKNHRKLNGAETTVEPCGLFVDSSEPWLAASPDGIIF, translated from the exons ATGAAAGAATTCAACGCCAATGGCCATGGTGACGACGGCGATTTGTATCTTTTGGAGGAAGGCGATATTTCCGGTGCTTCCTTGCACGGAAAAAAACCTAGCGAACTAACTGTTGCTAAACTAAAGAGATGGCTATCATGTAGAGGTGCTCCCTTAAGTGGAAAGAAACCGGAACTAGTAGAAAG GGTTGAATGCTACATCAAGTTTGGGTGGGATCATCTGCTTGTTGACCCGGACAAGGGTTTGAACACTCGAAAAAAGCTTTTAAACATGGCGGGTGAAAGAATGGAATCAGAGCCCTCAGGTTCATCCCAGTTGACGACATTATTAGAGTCACTCCCAAGCAGCACTGATCCTCAATGGACAGAGAGTTTAGTTGACATTCCACAAATTTCATTCAATGCAATTTTCAAGTTTTCAGTTGAAAGGAAAGTGCCGAGGAAGAAAGTTAACTACCTGGAAAATTTAGCAGATTTTAGGGCCCATATGTCATTGCAAGAAGACAGCAGTAAGGAGTCTGCTGAAGAGCTCTACATGGAAGCTGAGTACACTAGAACGCTGGACAAAGCTTATAGATTTTTCCATGATGGCCATGTTCAAGACTTGAAGTTTCATCCAATGCCACATCTAGAAAATGGTGTTTGTGTTGTATCTAGAGTGTTAGCATCGATGAAAAAGGTTTTTTACCATGTTACCATTCTTGCATGCAAGTCATCTTGTACAGTTAAGACAGCTTATTGTACTTGTCCTGCTGGGCTCTCTGGGTGTTGCAATCATGCAATCGCAACACTTTATTGTTTGGAGGACTATGTAAGCAGTGGtttacaagaagaagaaaaaaaaggatGCACAGAACGGCTTCAAGTGTGGAACCGACCCAATCCACAACATGTAGTTGGACGCCCTACAGATGAAGTGACTTTAACTAAGAAAGTCTATGGTGTTGAGAAAAGACCCAAACTGCATTCTGTGAATAAATGGGACTGCCGTCCAGCATCAAGAAGACTGATTGACCCAAACAAGGCACGTCACCTTAGAGAGAGACTATTTGTTATAGAGGATGAAAAGATACAATCAGCTGAGAAAGCACTACATTCAGCAGGAACACTGAGTGAATTGAAGAAGGCGGCTCAAACCAAGTCATTGATAAGCATGTATGGGACCTCCGGTTACTTGCAAATGCTTGATGATGAGCCTGCCCCCTTAGAGAGCAGAGAAGACTTCCTTAGGAAGGAAAAGGAAGAGAGGTTGTCACGAGCTGCTGAAAAGAAGCGTCAATTTCAAGAAGAACTTGTAGCTAAGCAACTGCTTGTCCAGCATGACCATAAATATTCCCTATGTGGTATGGATGAACACCCAACTGAAAAGCATAATGATTCTGCCGACATTAATCATTTAGCAAAGTCGTTGTACTACAATCATGTTTCTATTGATATGACAGCTATacataaactggaaattgatACAAGGGCTCAGTCTGACTCAGAAGTTTGGCACCGTGAACGCAAACTTAGGATCACTGCATCTATGATGAAGGAAGTCTGCCATAGAAAAGATAGTACTAGCTGCAAATCTTTCCTTTTGAAGAAGCTTTCCCCTACTGCTGCTATCAGTGCAGCCATGCGTTATGGTATCAGGCACGAACAATATGCCATTGAATCCTATAAGAACCACCGTAAACTGAATGGAGCAGAAACAACTGTTGAACCATGTGGTCTGTTTGTGGATTCTTCTGAACCTTGGCTGGCAGCTAGCCCTGATGGGATTATTTTTTAG
- the LOC136244733 gene encoding platelet binding protein GspB-like — protein sequence MAPCVIIRSSIEQNGNIEPLTLVQVAGNSKLMNSSSNDEPSSATVKQSVDEKQSVGVKQSVDEKQSVGVKQPVGEKQSVGEKQSVSEKPSVGVKQSVSEKPSVDVKQSVGVKQSVGVKQSVGEKRSVDVKPSVDVKQSVGVKQSVGEKRSVGGKQSVSVKRCDSEQSVCDDVVFQKIDSLKQKRMPLYTVLKNLNLARHSVYGDGSCLYHSIAHQAGFIAKSSCGDKLVSKHLRQVAHKTMNEHPCVRLEEGLSVVQWLEKKERVMDPTEWGGDIEVRLLAIALHRDVIVITDNSSDGSYARRFPCQPPPLPKMKGGIFIPIKCKELCVQWTMTPTPLVIIFNGVNHYDSTISLSM from the coding sequence ATGGCTCCCTGTGTAATCATACGAAGTAGTATTGAACAAAATGGAAACATCGAACCATTGACTTTAGTCCAGGTGGCAGGTAATTCCAAGCTTATGAATTCATCGAGCAATGATGAGCCATCATCAGCTACTGTGAAGCAGTCCGTTGATGAGAAGCAGTCTGTTGGTGTGAAGCAGTCCGTTGATGAGAAGCAGAGTGTTGGTGTGAAGCAGCCTGTTGGTGAGAAGCAGTCGGTCGGTGAGAAGCAGTCGGTCAGTGAGAAGCCGTCTGTTGGTGTGAAGCAGTCTGTTAGTGAGAAGCCGTCTGTTGATGTGAAGCAGTCTGTTGGTGTGAAGCAGTCTGTTGGTGTGAAGCAGTCTGTTGGTGAGAAGAGGTCTGTTGATGTAAAGCCGTCTGTTGATGTAAAGCAATCTGTTGGTGTGAAGCAGTCTGTTGGTGAGAAGAGGTCTGTTGGTGGGAAGCAATCTGTTAGTGTGAAGCGGTGTGATAGTGAGCAGTCTGTATGTGATGATGTAGTGTTTCAAAAAATTGACTCACTTAAGCAAAAGAGGATGCCCTTGTATACAGTGCTTAAAAATCTGAATTTGGCAAGGCACTCTGTGTATGGAGACGGTAGCTGCCTCTACCATTCTATTGCACACCAGGCTGGTTTTATTGCGAAGTCAAGTTGTGGCGACAAGTTGGTTAGTAAGCATTTAAGACAGGTGGCGCACAAAACGATGAATGAGCATCCTTGTGTCCGTTTGGAAGAAGGTCTGTCTGTAGTCCAATGGCTGGAAAAGAAGGAACGTGTGATGGATCCAACTGAATGGGGTGGTGACATAGAAGTGCGATTATTAGCCATTGCACTACACCGAGACGTTATTGTGATCACTGACAATTCCAGCGATGGCAGCTACGCAAGAAGATTCCCATGCCAACCACCTCCTTTACCCAAGATGAAGGGAGGTATATTTATTCCTATCAAGTGTAAAGAATTATGCGTACAATGGACTATGACCCCCACTCCGTTAGTCATTATATTCAATGGTGTTAATCATTATGATTCAACTATTTCATTATCAATGTAA
- the LOC136244835 gene encoding uncharacterized protein encodes MPEVFKKDYPNTRLIIDATEFPIERPSSLLSQSCTFSSYKNRNTVKVLVGIMPSGVVTFVSPTYEGSISDRKLVEVSGLLDLLETGDEIMADKGFQIQDLLAPLGVRLNIPPLLSSNTQMPVDDVFHTRKTAHLRIHVERAIGRAKQFRILQHTLPASMWDSINELVYVCFMLTNFSPPLVA; translated from the coding sequence ATGCCAGAAGTTTTTAAGAAGGATTATCCTAACACAAGGCTGATCATTGATGCAACAGAATTTCCAATTGAAAGACCTTCGTCATTGCTATCACAGTCCTGTACGTTTTCCTCGTATAAAAACAGAAATACAGTCAAGGTTCTTGTTGGAATTATGCCAAGTGGAGTTGTAACATTTGTTTCTCCAACCTATGAAGGGTCTATCTCAGATAGGAAACTAGTGGAAGTTAGTGGGCTGCTAGATTTGCTTGAAACAGGTGATGAAATCATGGCAGACAAAGGATTTCAGATACAAGATTTATTGGCACCACTGGGTGTTAGATTAAACATTCCCCCATTATTGAGCTCGAATACACAGATGCCAGTAGATGATGTTTTCCACACAAGAAAAACTGCTCATTTACGGATACATGTAGAGAGAGCTATCGGACGTGCAAAGCAGTTCCGTATTCTACAACACACTCTACCCGCATCAATGTGGGACTCAATAAATGAACTTGTGTATGTTTGCTTTATGTTAACAAATTTTAGTCCACCTTTGGTAGCATAG